Proteins from a genomic interval of Phormidium ambiguum IAM M-71:
- a CDS encoding cistern family PEP-CTERM protein — protein sequence MGNSSFNSFLPAVLGAASIALISSTFAAPANAYAVYLNGKTAGDPGGALYDVNLVDGDISQGGDINRTLDTVKWLVPAGTKGDSILPVDLTAEASMTVKGLTSNLLTLAITLTNTTTTSYTSSILGFGFGVSPNATSVKLTNTDGVTIFDSAIIQNGQQQFPGGFKQIDLCVYAANNCTGGDVKQGLQSGQSDSFILEIAGSFWNNDLQRNSVTLSDFPLKFQTDAGSFEPAGVPEPMTVLGSGLALGFGALFKRQVAKRDKKVVVKS from the coding sequence ATGGGGAATTCTTCCTTTAATTCATTTCTTCCCGCTGTTTTGGGTGCTGCCAGTATTGCCCTTATCTCTTCCACATTTGCTGCGCCTGCGAATGCTTATGCAGTCTACCTTAATGGCAAGACAGCTGGCGACCCAGGCGGTGCGCTTTATGACGTTAATCTTGTCGATGGGGATATCAGTCAAGGTGGAGATATTAATCGAACCCTAGATACAGTTAAATGGTTAGTCCCAGCTGGTACTAAAGGTGACAGCATACTTCCAGTGGATTTAACTGCTGAGGCAAGTATGACAGTAAAAGGTCTAACTAGTAACTTACTAACGTTAGCTATTACTCTTACCAACACAACAACTACAAGTTACACCTCATCTATTCTTGGTTTTGGTTTTGGTGTTAGCCCAAATGCTACCTCTGTCAAACTGACGAACACAGATGGAGTAACTATTTTTGATAGTGCTATCATCCAAAATGGTCAGCAGCAATTTCCGGGAGGCTTCAAACAAATAGATCTTTGTGTGTATGCAGCCAACAATTGTACTGGTGGGGATGTGAAACAAGGTCTACAATCGGGACAATCTGATAGCTTTATTCTCGAAATTGCCGGATCATTCTGGAATAACGATCTGCAAAGGAATTCAGTAACTCTGAGTGACTTTCCGCTGAAGTTTCAAACTGATGCTGGTAGCTTTGAGCCAGCTGGAGTTCCTGAACCTATGACTGTGCTAGGTTCAGGATTAGCTTTGGGTTTTGGAGCTTTGTTTAAAAGACAAGTGGCAAAACGGGATAAAAAAGTAGTCGTTAAGTCTTAA
- a CDS encoding GumC family protein, producing the protein MNPKDYSEDIDFQKFGLILKRRWLPGGVAFLAVFTLATLFALKKTPTYEAQGKLLFQKKNTSSSLITEAGDKLGQLETLNMLNTPVDTQAQVVSSLPIVMKTIEALNLRNKKGELLPPEAFFPQLTVKGIKGTDVLQIIYKAKNPQEAADVVNKLMHLYIEDNILKNRAEAAAAREFISKELPTVQANVRKAEAALRTFKEKNSIVALEQEAIMAADVITGIDRQLATVESQLADVTAKVSEFRQKIDMSPEKVIDYSSVNQSKIIDNTLQELQKVEAQLVLERTRFTPTHPVIRNLEDKRNSLRALLQGQVGQSINKRTPLTNENLQTSELKEKLTMDFVSYEAQRLGLIKQIQALNRTKEIYRQRANVLPKLQEKYKDLERQVEAAQTSYQLLLKNYQEVQIAENQNVGNAMIIEEAIIPGKPADSKKKLFFIAGIAAGVMIYVVVAFLIDLADPTLKTAKELRQIFKYTVLGMIPSWKKRLILPMRKPDGQVQLPVKDAPHSIISETYRMLQANLKFLSPDRELKVIVVTSSVSKEGKSTVSANLAVAMAQLGRKVLLIDADMHHPSQHHIWNLTNAAGLSDVIVGQTDVNSAVKEVMTNLDVLPSGVIPPNPLALLDSKRMASLIEDFSETYNFVIIDTPPLVLVADALTLGKMADGVLLVARPGVVDTVSASASKGFLVQSTQNVLGMVVNGIFVENEPDSYFHHAKSYNEDLTTTKTTLSKAEKVSSRSK; encoded by the coding sequence ATGAATCCTAAAGACTACAGCGAAGACATAGATTTCCAAAAATTTGGGCTAATCCTTAAACGGCGTTGGCTTCCAGGCGGAGTAGCATTCCTAGCAGTTTTTACACTGGCTACCCTATTTGCGCTGAAAAAAACGCCTACTTACGAAGCACAAGGAAAACTCCTATTTCAAAAGAAAAACACCTCTTCTTCTCTAATCACCGAAGCCGGAGATAAATTGGGACAGTTGGAAACCTTGAATATGCTGAACACTCCTGTAGATACACAAGCACAGGTAGTTTCCTCACTGCCAATTGTCATGAAAACAATAGAAGCATTAAACCTGAGAAATAAGAAAGGTGAATTACTACCGCCAGAAGCCTTCTTTCCCCAACTTACTGTCAAAGGGATTAAAGGTACAGATGTTTTGCAAATTATCTATAAAGCTAAAAATCCCCAAGAAGCTGCTGATGTAGTTAACAAACTGATGCACCTTTACATAGAAGACAATATATTGAAAAATCGGGCAGAAGCAGCAGCAGCTAGAGAATTTATTAGCAAAGAATTACCCACAGTTCAAGCTAATGTACGCAAAGCTGAAGCCGCCTTACGTACTTTCAAAGAAAAAAACAGTATTGTAGCTCTGGAACAAGAAGCTATCATGGCTGCTGATGTCATCACTGGCATAGATAGGCAACTTGCGACTGTTGAATCTCAACTAGCAGACGTAACAGCTAAAGTTTCTGAGTTTCGGCAAAAAATCGATATGAGTCCAGAGAAAGTTATTGATTATAGTAGTGTAAATCAGTCCAAAATAATTGATAACACACTTCAAGAATTACAAAAAGTAGAAGCTCAGCTGGTATTAGAACGGACTCGTTTTACACCAACACATCCTGTAATCAGAAACTTAGAAGATAAAAGGAACTCACTTAGAGCATTGTTGCAAGGTCAGGTAGGACAGTCTATCAATAAAAGAACACCACTTACAAATGAGAATTTACAAACTAGTGAGTTGAAAGAAAAACTTACAATGGATTTTGTGAGTTATGAAGCACAACGTTTAGGTTTAATTAAGCAAATTCAAGCTCTAAATCGCACCAAAGAAATTTATCGACAAAGAGCTAATGTTTTACCTAAATTACAAGAAAAATATAAGGATTTGGAACGGCAAGTAGAAGCAGCACAAACTAGCTACCAATTGCTATTAAAAAATTACCAAGAAGTGCAGATTGCCGAAAATCAAAATGTTGGCAATGCTATGATAATTGAGGAAGCAATTATTCCCGGAAAACCTGCGGATAGCAAGAAAAAATTGTTTTTTATTGCGGGAATTGCAGCGGGTGTGATGATTTATGTAGTAGTAGCTTTCTTAATAGATTTAGCAGATCCAACTTTGAAAACTGCCAAAGAATTGCGCCAAATTTTTAAATATACTGTCTTGGGAATGATTCCTTCTTGGAAAAAGAGACTGATATTGCCGATGAGGAAGCCAGATGGACAAGTGCAACTTCCTGTTAAAGATGCTCCGCATTCAATTATTAGTGAAACTTACAGAATGCTTCAGGCTAATTTAAAGTTTCTCAGTCCCGATCGAGAATTGAAAGTTATCGTAGTCACAAGTTCTGTTTCCAAAGAAGGTAAATCAACTGTTTCTGCTAACTTAGCCGTAGCTATGGCTCAGTTGGGACGGAAAGTTTTGTTAATAGATGCTGATATGCACCATCCGTCACAACATCACATTTGGAACTTAACTAATGCTGCTGGACTCAGCGATGTAATTGTTGGTCAAACTGATGTAAATTCAGCAGTAAAAGAAGTAATGACTAACTTAGATGTTCTTCCTTCTGGTGTCATACCTCCTAATCCTTTAGCTTTGCTAGATTCTAAACGGATGGCTTCACTAATTGAAGATTTTTCCGAAACTTATAATTTCGTAATTATTGACACCCCACCTTTAGTACTTGTGGCTGATGCACTGACTTTAGGCAAAATGGCTGATGGTGTCTTGTTAGTGGCGCGTCCAGGTGTGGTAGATACTGTCAGCGCCTCAGCTTCTAAAGGATTTTTAGTTCAGTCTACTCAGAATGTTTTAGGTATGGTAGTTAACGGTATATTTGTGGAAAATGAACCGGATAGTTACTTCCATCACGCTAAATCATATAACGAGGATTTGACAACCACAAAAACTACTTTGTCAAAAGCTGAAAAAGTTAGCTCCCGCTCTAAGTAA
- a CDS encoding YdcF family protein translates to MELLIVLVLIGIIGMIVPRRWRRRFLLPFTFMLLVCIGFTSPWGIELATQGLMINLPEDTGEPVEAIVVLGRGYDFRQRRIERVEKLWEQQRSPKVFASGMLDAEFMLEQFETNGIPKTALGGERCSQSTEENALFTSAVLYPKQIQKILLITDTPHMMRSMLMFRSVGFDVIPYPISLPDHWPTRIKSWILLREYFGLVTYALTDRFYQRSVEELRNPPADVVSKLVDWNCKLPKIPKHPQ, encoded by the coding sequence ATGGAATTACTAATTGTTTTAGTATTGATTGGAATTATCGGAATGATCGTACCTAGACGCTGGCGGCGAAGATTTCTGCTTCCTTTCACTTTTATGTTGTTAGTTTGTATAGGATTTACATCACCTTGGGGAATAGAACTAGCTACTCAAGGATTAATGATAAACTTGCCAGAAGATACTGGCGAACCTGTGGAAGCGATCGTTGTTTTAGGGCGCGGGTATGACTTTCGGCAACGGCGCATAGAAAGAGTCGAAAAGCTGTGGGAACAACAACGATCGCCAAAAGTTTTTGCTAGCGGTATGCTCGATGCGGAGTTTATGTTAGAGCAGTTTGAGACTAATGGAATTCCAAAAACTGCTTTAGGTGGAGAGCGCTGTTCTCAGTCTACTGAAGAAAATGCTCTGTTTACCTCAGCGGTGTTGTACCCGAAACAAATACAGAAAATTCTTTTGATTACTGATACCCCGCACATGATGCGATCGATGTTAATGTTTCGCTCTGTAGGATTTGATGTGATTCCTTATCCCATATCTCTGCCAGATCACTGGCCTACTCGTATCAAATCTTGGATTTTGTTGCGAGAATATTTTGGTTTAGTGACATACGCACTTACCGATCGCTTTTACCAAAGAAGTGTAGAAGAATTGCGAAATCCTCCAGCTGATGTGGTTAGTAAGCTAGTGGACTGGAATTGTAAGTTACCAAAAATACCGAAACATCCGCAATAA
- a CDS encoding HpsJ family protein — translation MSFPSEGHEWRSIFLLRTLGYCLLLFVFFDLIYLLFPASFMNPIWEFQTIGGIVDRMALPLLGFVLVFLGEGNLRTKQEIFILKYLSWLSLVIAILLGLLIPLCLSNTYRINNLNNNQITAQATQRMSQIQQFEEQLGKATTSDFETLLGRINTQNSAEKIANPEELKNRLLAESTTAKRNLEQQVATTRQSKRLELIKSALKAIVGAIISIFLLIRIWQATRWARKSMRRKDEW, via the coding sequence ATGAGTTTTCCTTCAGAAGGTCATGAATGGCGATCGATTTTTCTGTTAAGAACATTAGGCTATTGTCTGTTATTATTTGTCTTCTTTGACTTAATCTATCTTCTGTTTCCAGCCAGCTTTATGAATCCTATTTGGGAGTTTCAAACAATAGGGGGAATAGTCGATCGCATGGCTCTTCCTTTACTAGGATTTGTATTAGTATTCTTAGGAGAAGGAAATTTACGGACTAAACAAGAAATATTTATCTTAAAGTACTTATCTTGGTTATCTTTAGTAATTGCAATATTACTGGGATTACTAATTCCATTATGTCTAAGCAATACATATCGCATTAATAATTTGAACAATAATCAAATTACTGCTCAAGCAACACAACGAATGTCTCAAATTCAACAGTTTGAAGAGCAATTGGGTAAAGCAACAACTAGTGATTTTGAAACGCTTCTTGGCCGGATTAATACTCAAAATAGTGCCGAAAAAATCGCCAATCCTGAAGAATTAAAAAATCGCCTTTTAGCTGAAAGTACTACAGCTAAGAGAAATTTGGAACAACAAGTTGCAACTACAAGACAAAGCAAGCGCCTTGAACTAATAAAATCTGCTTTAAAAGCGATCGTTGGCGCAATAATTTCTATATTTTTATTAATTCGGATTTGGCAAGCTACTCGTTGGGCGCGGAAGAGTATGAGACGAAAAGATGAATGGTAG
- a CDS encoding glycosyltransferase, with product MGQFSHYILTKFNVRNFPDLRPGCDPAWLERRFKLFDQYCFPSVSSQSNQNFQWLVFFDVDTPEPFKQKITEYSNKWKNFVPVYLDCPFPYGQFTDEVRAVVRNYIPADCEYLITTWLDNDDAIHKDYVQMIQDNFNQQECETVNFFFGYQLAEGKLYFDFELASHFISLIEKYNPDTFNTCHCRPHKELYEVCQSAKKVFCKPAWIEVVHGSNYMNVYRRGFRVPAGNILQNFSIEAEQPKDGEKTVPFMLEQAKISIFFPYYFLRKVFMRIKNKQLDELAMSRFAVKSY from the coding sequence ATGGGACAATTTAGCCATTATATTCTCACTAAGTTTAATGTCAGAAATTTTCCAGATCTCAGACCCGGTTGCGACCCAGCTTGGCTAGAAAGAAGATTTAAACTATTTGACCAATATTGCTTTCCATCAGTTTCCAGTCAATCCAACCAAAACTTTCAATGGCTGGTTTTTTTTGACGTAGACACACCAGAGCCATTCAAGCAAAAGATTACCGAATACTCAAACAAGTGGAAGAACTTCGTTCCCGTATACCTAGATTGCCCATTTCCTTACGGTCAGTTTACTGATGAAGTCAGAGCAGTTGTTCGCAACTACATTCCAGCCGACTGTGAATATCTAATTACAACTTGGTTAGATAATGATGATGCGATCCACAAAGATTATGTCCAAATGATTCAGGACAATTTCAATCAGCAAGAATGCGAGACAGTAAACTTCTTCTTTGGCTACCAACTAGCAGAAGGAAAGCTTTACTTTGATTTTGAATTGGCGAGTCACTTCATTAGTTTGATTGAAAAATATAATCCCGATACATTTAATACTTGCCATTGCAGACCACACAAAGAGTTATATGAAGTGTGCCAATCGGCTAAAAAAGTCTTCTGTAAACCAGCTTGGATCGAAGTGGTTCACGGTTCAAACTACATGAATGTTTATCGACGAGGGTTTCGAGTTCCTGCCGGAAATATTTTGCAGAATTTTTCCATCGAAGCCGAACAACCAAAAGATGGGGAAAAAACAGTTCCTTTTATGTTAGAACAAGCCAAGATTTCCATTTTCTTCCCTTATTACTTCCTCAGAAAAGTGTTTATGAGGATCAAAAATAAGCAACTTGATGAATTAGCAATGAGTCGCTTCGCAGTGAAAAGTTATTAG
- a CDS encoding NAD-dependent epimerase/dehydratase family protein, whose product MKILITGGAGFIGKWLIEKMPADAEVVIIDNLDEQVHRRSSDFAPELTARAKCIKADVQDIAEYKDAIEGTDVVIHLAAQTGTGQSMYEISRYVQHNANGTAKLLELISSLNHKPRRIVLSSSRAVYGDGAYSDGKSILYSQGRRVEDLQNGIWEVCGADGQPLKSLPMHESHLTKPTSVYGFTKLWQEQLLQVYCESQGIDLVTLRFQNVYGPKQELGNPYTGIIGIFTNAIVQGNRLELFEDGMVTRDFVFVGDVAEAVIECATYEKPLNAILNVGTGQAVTLVEVVETIAEVIGKKAEYTISGRFRVGDVRHAIADMTQYKTLLGEWNPTSLKEGISQYLKWYLGQEPLEHSTLEASLREMEQKGLLLAKK is encoded by the coding sequence ATGAAAATTCTGATTACTGGCGGAGCAGGTTTTATTGGCAAGTGGCTAATTGAAAAAATGCCAGCTGATGCGGAAGTTGTGATTATTGACAATCTGGATGAGCAAGTTCATCGCAGGTCTAGTGATTTTGCTCCAGAGTTAACCGCCCGTGCTAAATGTATTAAAGCTGATGTTCAAGATATCGCTGAATACAAAGATGCGATCGAAGGAACAGATGTAGTCATTCACCTGGCGGCTCAAACTGGCACAGGTCAATCAATGTACGAAATCAGCAGGTATGTGCAGCACAACGCAAATGGCACAGCGAAGCTGTTAGAACTAATTTCCAGCCTGAATCATAAACCACGCCGAATTGTTTTGTCTTCCAGTCGCGCCGTTTATGGAGATGGTGCTTACAGTGATGGTAAATCGATTCTTTATTCTCAAGGGCGACGAGTAGAAGATTTACAAAATGGGATTTGGGAAGTTTGTGGCGCTGATGGTCAGCCGCTCAAATCTCTACCGATGCACGAAAGTCACCTGACTAAGCCGACTTCCGTATATGGTTTCACAAAGCTTTGGCAAGAACAGTTACTCCAAGTCTATTGTGAGAGTCAGGGAATTGATTTAGTAACTTTAAGATTTCAAAATGTTTATGGGCCTAAGCAGGAATTAGGTAATCCTTACACGGGCATTATCGGTATTTTCACGAATGCGATCGTGCAAGGAAACCGTCTGGAACTTTTTGAAGATGGGATGGTAACGCGAGATTTCGTGTTTGTCGGCGATGTGGCTGAAGCAGTGATTGAATGCGCTACCTACGAGAAACCACTGAATGCGATTTTGAATGTGGGTACTGGTCAAGCGGTAACTTTGGTAGAAGTAGTAGAAACGATCGCGGAAGTAATTGGCAAAAAAGCAGAATATACTATTTCTGGTCGATTCAGAGTCGGAGATGTACGCCATGCGATCGCTGACATGACACAGTACAAAACCTTATTGGGAGAATGGAACCCCACATCATTGAAAGAGGGAATTTCTCAATATCTCAAATGGTATTTGGGTCAGGAACCATTGGAACACTCCACTCTAGAAGCATCCTTGCGGGAAATGGAACAAAAAGGCTTGCTGCTAGCGAAGAAATAA
- a CDS encoding GMC oxidoreductase: MKIDARSLPPDEVLETQVCIVGAGPAGIALALEFANQNFSVCLVESGGFDYDEETQSLLEGVVVGDPYPPLHEGRRRQFGGASHWWGAPNSHKDAGFRCIPLDPIDFEQRDWVPYSGWAIGRSDLDPYYERAHKLCKIGPFTYEPKDWEDKRAVRLPFKSDRMTTRISQFGSKTPFTEEYREIIKQSKNITTLLYANVVEIETDESTQAVSRLRIACLSNKQIWLKAKIVILATGGLENTRLLLASNRQQPAGLGNQNDTVGRYFMDRPILSAKLIPFDRKIFDMTALYDIYNVKGVPIMGWVKLTPEVLRQERLLNNGAQLFPRPLAHQREATLALRSLIKSIRDGKPTQDLLADLSVALRGADYIATAGFWSAIRKLPSLQRGDWSYLPYEKRRFSEFEIFYQMEQAPDPNNRVLLSSERDRLGQPKTEVHWRLNRIDIDNARRVQEIWAEEFAKAGYGKFEFSREGEPLKFEKLGMYHHMGTTRMHVNPKQGVVDANCQVHGIPNLFIASCSVFPTAGYSNPTLTILALSIRVADYVKRLMI, encoded by the coding sequence ATGAAAATTGATGCTCGATCGCTCCCGCCAGATGAAGTTCTAGAAACTCAAGTTTGTATCGTTGGTGCTGGCCCAGCCGGAATAGCTTTAGCTCTGGAATTTGCCAATCAAAATTTTTCAGTTTGTTTGGTAGAAAGTGGTGGATTTGACTACGATGAAGAAACCCAATCCTTATTAGAAGGTGTAGTTGTCGGCGATCCCTATCCACCCTTGCATGAAGGTCGTCGTCGTCAGTTTGGCGGAGCTTCGCATTGGTGGGGCGCACCAAACAGTCATAAAGATGCGGGTTTTCGCTGCATACCCCTCGATCCCATCGATTTTGAACAACGAGATTGGGTTCCTTATAGTGGTTGGGCGATTGGTAGATCCGATCTCGACCCTTACTACGAACGGGCACATAAGCTTTGCAAAATCGGTCCTTTCACCTACGAACCAAAAGATTGGGAAGATAAACGAGCAGTTCGATTGCCTTTTAAAAGCGATCGCATGACCACTCGAATCAGTCAATTCGGTTCCAAAACTCCCTTCACCGAAGAATATCGAGAAATAATTAAGCAATCAAAAAATATCACAACCTTGCTTTATGCCAATGTTGTCGAAATAGAAACTGATGAAAGTACTCAAGCGGTAAGTCGTCTTCGCATTGCTTGTTTATCAAATAAGCAAATTTGGCTAAAAGCAAAAATCGTCATTTTAGCGACGGGGGGATTGGAAAACACCCGATTATTATTAGCATCAAATCGGCAACAACCAGCAGGACTCGGCAACCAAAACGATACAGTAGGGCGATATTTTATGGATCGGCCCATTCTGAGTGCGAAGTTGATTCCTTTCGATCGCAAAATCTTCGACATGACTGCCTTGTACGACATTTACAACGTTAAAGGCGTGCCGATTATGGGTTGGGTGAAATTGACTCCAGAAGTTCTCCGTCAAGAACGTTTATTGAATAACGGCGCACAACTATTTCCTCGACCATTGGCGCATCAGCGGGAAGCAACTCTGGCTTTGCGATCGCTCATAAAATCAATTCGTGATGGAAAACCCACCCAAGATTTGTTAGCGGATCTAAGTGTAGCACTGCGCGGAGCCGATTATATTGCCACAGCAGGCTTTTGGTCAGCGATTCGCAAACTGCCATCCCTACAACGAGGTGATTGGTCTTATTTGCCTTATGAAAAACGACGGTTTTCGGAGTTTGAGATATTTTACCAAATGGAACAGGCTCCCGATCCGAACAATCGCGTGTTGCTGAGTTCGGAACGCGATCGTCTCGGTCAACCCAAAACCGAAGTACACTGGCGCTTAAATCGGATTGATATTGATAATGCCAGACGAGTTCAAGAAATTTGGGCAGAAGAATTTGCCAAAGCTGGATATGGAAAGTTTGAGTTTTCTAGAGAAGGAGAACCGCTGAAATTTGAAAAATTGGGAATGTATCATCACATGGGGACGACTCGGATGCACGTCAATCCCAAGCAAGGTGTCGTAGATGCCAACTGCCAAGTTCATGGTATCCCAAATCTATTCATTGCCAGTTGCTCAGTCTTTCCCACCGCAGGTTACTCTAACCCAACTTTGACAATTCTGGCATTGTCCATCCGAGTGGCAGATTACGTGAAAAGATTGATGATTTGA
- a CDS encoding cyanoexosortase A system-associated protein, which produces MKVWERTRLIVLISIFSAVVGVLVKSILFPTPSKIATSFYLPEIVPLDGWQSLPSFPLLDSSSISGRRYQYINNNLRLDIEMRYFVNTSGEVRNFIKSYESISASPQIKQKEGIGFYGMFTHQDRAYLSACINPHGFSTFTARQFKQNRNLYDVQFNRLLPWLLGQENLKDERCLWTYLSIPVKSSPPEVAYQNLENIWFSWYKWWSPRFPKP; this is translated from the coding sequence ATGAAAGTCTGGGAGCGCACTCGGCTGATAGTTTTGATCTCAATATTTAGTGCTGTAGTTGGCGTGTTGGTCAAATCAATTTTATTCCCAACTCCAAGTAAAATAGCAACTAGTTTTTATTTGCCTGAAATTGTTCCTTTGGATGGTTGGCAAAGTTTACCCAGTTTTCCTTTACTTGACTCAAGTAGCATTTCTGGAAGGCGCTATCAATATATCAATAATAATCTGAGGTTGGATATTGAAATGCGCTATTTTGTTAATACTAGTGGAGAGGTAAGAAACTTTATCAAAAGTTATGAGTCTATTTCTGCGTCTCCCCAAATCAAACAAAAAGAAGGAATAGGGTTTTATGGAATGTTTACTCATCAAGATCGAGCTTACTTGAGCGCCTGTATTAATCCTCATGGTTTTAGTACATTTACCGCCAGACAGTTTAAACAAAATCGTAATCTTTATGATGTGCAGTTTAACCGTCTGCTTCCTTGGTTACTTGGGCAAGAAAACTTAAAAGATGAGCGATGTCTTTGGACTTATTTATCGATTCCGGTAAAGTCTTCTCCTCCAGAAGTTGCTTACCAAAATTTAGAAAATATCTGGTTTTCTTGGTATAAATGGTGGAGTCCACGTTTTCCTAAGCCTTAA
- the crtA gene encoding cyanoexosortase A, which yields MKTTNLISFKSLQTSKFWLLGITSGLIAIHLTLTWRAEDSSLWGVSALFWLAVGSMLWSKRETLNLESSAIASTLGTILVALVLVKSIFISGYDPFIRVFPVISGLGIALLASGLQGLKQYWQELLILCFIAPSPGLLSLVIDISLLTAKFATAVLWYAGFDVSRQGVYVAVPSGVVEVYSGCSGIETMLQLLGLALVFLVMFPTNKIAKIVVPVVAVSIAFVVNGLRVALLAVLSAPNNKPAFEYWHKGDGSLVFSTIAVLIFGLFCLFLLRQNQSDDESSQIEEL from the coding sequence GTGAAAACTACAAATTTAATCTCTTTTAAATCTTTACAAACTTCTAAATTTTGGCTCTTGGGTATAACATCAGGCTTAATTGCAATTCATCTTACTTTAACCTGGAGAGCGGAAGATTCAAGCTTGTGGGGAGTCAGCGCACTTTTTTGGCTAGCTGTAGGCTCAATGTTATGGTCAAAACGCGAAACTTTGAATCTAGAAAGTAGTGCTATTGCTAGTACTTTGGGTACGATATTGGTTGCATTAGTACTCGTTAAAAGTATATTTATATCTGGATACGATCCTTTTATTCGGGTTTTTCCGGTGATTTCAGGATTAGGAATTGCTCTGCTTGCTTCTGGACTTCAAGGATTAAAACAATACTGGCAAGAACTGCTAATTCTTTGTTTTATTGCACCATCTCCAGGGCTATTATCATTAGTTATTGATATATCTTTGCTAACGGCTAAATTTGCCACTGCTGTGCTTTGGTACGCTGGATTTGATGTTTCTCGACAAGGAGTTTATGTGGCTGTGCCATCGGGAGTGGTGGAAGTATATTCCGGGTGTTCGGGAATAGAAACTATGCTTCAGTTGTTGGGACTAGCTTTGGTTTTTTTAGTAATGTTCCCTACTAACAAAATTGCCAAAATTGTAGTGCCTGTTGTGGCTGTATCGATCGCATTTGTAGTTAATGGACTGCGAGTAGCATTATTAGCTGTTCTTTCAGCACCTAACAATAAACCAGCTTTTGAATATTGGCATAAAGGAGATGGATCTCTGGTGTTTTCTACAATTGCTGTCTTAATTTTCGGTTTATTTTGTCTTTTCTTGCTCCGACAAAATCAATCAGATGATGAATCTAGCCAAATTGAAGAATTATGA